GGAGCTGTAGGGGGCGCTGTAGGGGCAGCGGTGGGCTCTGTGGTCACTGAGGTCGGAAGACGGAGATTCATTAAACAGAAAACAGAGTGATTCCAGAAATAGACGGACAGTTTGATGTGCTCTGTGAACTGTAAAATCATTCCCACGTTTGTGGTTTCTTGCATCATGTCAGCTAAATCTGTACAAACTCAATATATGTGCTGCGTATTCATCTTTTAGGTTGAGTTTAAATGTTTTCAGCTGATTCTTCACCAGCAGCTTCATGAACACAAGAACAAATAAACTGTTCactgcatttctttcttttctgtaaccataaattatataattttctgTTTCTTGAGAAGAAAAAAGCGACACTGTAATTTATCACTAGATGTATTCCATCCTGACAAtgcaataatatttatattgtaatacAACTATTAATGTGAACAAGTGATACGTCATCACTTCTCCTAATCCAGCTGACCACACTTCATATATattgattaaaatatatatttattaaattaaattaaaagggGGGTTATGTAGtgatcaaaaaagaaaatgatagaTAAAAACTCCTTTCTACTTTCTTCAGACAGATTGACATTCTCTCAACTTTATCCTGTATCCTGTGATGCTTTCGAACTTTGCATCCCAATGTTGATGTTCACCCATTTCAGTTACATAAAACATAATTCAGTCACCTATGTCCAAACATTTGGCTGGTGTATTTTAACTGTGTTTACAATTGAAATAGGTGTTACATTTCCAACACACGCTTGAGGAGTTTggccaatcacagcgcaccaggtcagctggccaatcagagcactctgagcttttcagaaggaggggcttttGTAGTAAACCTTTGTAGGTACTGCattaatgtacagtatgtgaaaaataatgttttttgaacattaaaacATGGTAACCTATTCAtccaataaacaaaataatgaacttTTACAACATCATATGACCTCTTTAAGAGTATTTTTCTTGaagtttacacaaaaaaatgGCATTTGTGTCAGAATGTCATGAATCACCGGTTGGGTAACCCTGTGTCAGagtgtactgtgtgtgtgtgtgtgtgtgtgtgtgaccttgGCCAGAGGAAGTGCTCAGTGTCATCAGGGATGTCATAACCACAGCAACCACTGCAGGCATGATGAAATCGTGCAGGTGGCCGAGCGCAGTGCCAACAAGAGGGTGTGGTACCCATAATGCCCTGCTCCAGGGGCATCAGGGGGTTTTATCTCAGTGTCTCACACCAGTCCTCTGCCCCCCCAGAGGCCTCGGTATTAGAGCGCATAGAGACGGGAAACACTCGCTGCAAAGTCCTTGCGTATCCCTGAACTATGCGAGCGTGTCTCATCATGTGACACACGGCGTCCTGAGGCCCACACGGGCGTTTGTGGCATGTCATTCAACCAAGCGTTACGCAAGTTTCCCTTCCTGCCATGCGGTCCACaggagtgagtgtgtgtgtttggcggATGGGCAGAAATGAGGAGGATGATTTTCACTTTTTCATTCTTCCCACCTTTTTATAACAGCGCGGTCCATGTCAGGAAGTCGGTTGGCTGGCGATGAGACAGCAGCAACTGTAGGTGCTTCCTGGACACCTGATACGACGAGAGAGACGAGATGCAGTCAAACCCCCAGCAGATACCCACAGATGACCTCTGAccccacacatacacacagccGCTGCCACAACTGCAGTGGGAAAAACAGCACAACACGGCTGAACAGCGTCACAGCTTTTCCATCCCGCTCGGATTCTCACGATTCTGTCATGGATAAACTGCATCCGGCTACAGGacgggcttttttttttaaaaacaaaatgattttCCTGTCCCAGCAGTCTATGATGAAAAATCTTGGAAAATCCTAATCACACAAGAGCCAGAGGACGTCCCATCTGCTCCGGACGACTGGCCGAGGGACACAATAAGTGCAAGAGACACGTCTACCCTCGAGAACGACTCGAAGCCCCAACATCGGCCACGGACCCTCTGCTACATgcaataaagtaaaaaataaaataaataaaaacattttacagcATCAGTTGTGTTAGTAAGCAAGTGACTCTTTAAAGCATTGCTTACAGtcgccatgaaatcaaaatcgactattcttttttttttttttttatggaaaatagcagtgtaattatacatttaagtactgaggaatattaagtaactacatgtacttactataggggtaagattagggtttggtttagggttagttgcatgcaactatgcataatttactgttattactatagtaactacgtGTAACAtttgtaacaatgacactgttaAAAAAGTGTTACATCcttgttttaaaaattaatgcATCGTAATCTTTTaccaaatatatttttcttcctaagtattttgatttgttttccagtacaaatattgaaacattcttaaatcaagaagcaacatgacttaaaatattaagtcttgtttcctgaaaaaaagtagagtttatgcttaaaacaaacaaaacaaatctgccaatggggtctgataaataaacaaattttgctttgaattaagtatatttttcttaccccattggcCGATATatagctatattttttaaaaccaaTAACTGACCATACACTAGTAAAAAGACCTGAGGGTTCAGGAAATGTGAACACCTGTGTTGATCCACATCCTTGACCCTTTTTGAGCGAGTGGATCACATACAACATAACATAATTCAACTTTAGTCAAGACAACATagtatatgtaaaataacttttttggaCGTTACACTGACATTAACAAAGCAACAAGACAAAGCAGCCTCAAATTATGTTACTAACCTTGAAAACTTGATCAAAAACTGTCATTTTTCATTCCCAAAAAGCACTCACTATATCCTCAAGGACCTTGTAAACAATTTCCAGACAGACAAACACCTGTGGCTCTTTACTATGGTAGCCATGATACTTTACCCTCTGAAGAAATGTAAAACCAGCCAATCACATTCAATCTGAATAAagttcagtgtgtgtttgtgtattttgtgttctgTTACAGATGTAACACCAATTTAGCCAGCTTCTGCCACAAAACTACTTTTCTCATCATTGTCTGTGGGTCAGTAACACATATAATGCTCATCCTTTGCTCTTCATTATCTTACACTATTCCTAAAAACTTCCTGTGTTTATTAGGAAGtgaaaatgagagagagaaatctgaaactgtattttattcagACCAAGATCAGTTCAATTCCAAACTGAGGAGGATAACAAAGCTTCACACCATCCAAACATTTGGACTAAGACAGAGAATCTAGAACACACTGAAATCAGAGTGAGAACATGGATGTGAGCTGCCATCATTAGCTCTTCTACAGGCTCGTTAGTCTCCATTTTGCAGGAAAGAGTCAAAAGATCAACACAATATTAAATAATCCAGTCAGAGTGCTCGAGACTGTGGTAAATGTGAAGTTTGAGGTACCCGTGATCGCATGTTGCCGTCTGACACAAAGAACCCACAGACTATTTATTCCCTGTCTGAGCGGCTGTGTGCTACAGCTCCTCGAAATATCAGTGAGAGGAAATTAAATGGAGAAGTGACAGACGTGAAGCATTATGTGACACATGAAACATGGACCAGGAACACAAGCCATGAAGTTAACAATGAATTCGCTGTCATTCAACACAAAGGGTCGATGATTTCATTAAGAGTTTAGTCGCGTTAAGGGTTGAACACCCATCCGTTGTCTCCAGTTTGTGGTTGGTATTGGTCACCGCTGGTAACTGCTTGCTGTGACCGCTAGTATCTGTTCCTGAACCTTCTCTGTGATCCCGCTATGTTTCGTCTCAATGCCGCAGGTTCGAGGACCCGAGCTCTCCTCGCTGTCCGTGTCGCCGTAGCAGCTGGAGCCAGACGACGCCATCATGGAGTCCATGGAGTCTCTGTTTTTGCAAGACGGTGAGCTGCCGTTTCCCAAATCCTCGCTTTCGTCTTTCCTCCCATCCTGACCCTCTGCCACACCGTCCGTCGTGCTTTTACACGCCTGATCGCTCGTCTGGTCGTTCAGCAGCTGGACGAGGAAGTTGATGTACTTCATGGCGAGTCGCAGTATCTCGTTCTTGCTGAGCTTCTTGTCGGGCGGGTGTGTCGGGATGAGTTTACGAAGCTCAGAAAAAGCGCCGTTTACGTTCTGCTGCCGCCAGCGCTCACGGCTGTTGGTGAAGACGCGTCGAGCCAACTTCTGAGGAGGACCTGAAGGAGAACATGGAGCATCGGGTTCATTTATGATGATGTTTTACAGTTAAACACATCCATGAATTAAATGATGTACCGTCATTGAGATCCAGTTCGAAGTGTGCGGACGGGCGTCTCTTCACACGAGCATTACTGAAGATCCCAAAGCTTCCAGATGGTCCGAGGAAAGAGCTGAGGGAAAAGGAGAAAACAGAGCTTGAGGAAAAGAAATCTATAAAAGCAATTTCTTTCACTGATTGGACAAACGTGACGCCTGCCATTCTGTCCTCATTACTGCCAAACAGCTCAAATAGATCTGACTAGAGATCAAAGCTGAGACTAAAGGGGTGAAAGATTAGCAAGTATCTGGTCTACAAGAGAACATGAGATGAGTTTGTTCATTACTTTGATGCTCAACACGACCTTTGCTATTAAGGCACATGTCTTGTTGATCAGATGCACCACTTTCACCTGCAAACTGCTGAAGAAAAACTTCCAACAGCCCAGAATCTCTGGAGTCCCCTctacactgcacattttgatgTCTCTCTTATCTAACACACACATTTGAGATATTGGGAGTCTTTGCTAACAAGCTGATCAGTTGAATCGGGGGTGTTTGATTAGGGAGACATCTAAAATGTGCTGTGGATGCTCCAAGACCAGGATTGGGAACCTAAGTTGAGCAATTAAAGGGAAAGGGatttttcaccccaaaatgaaaattttgtcattaattaaactcatttcgttccaaacctataagactttcgttcatcttcggaacacaaatgaagatgaaATTTGAGATTTCTGTTCCTCCGTTGACACTATGACGCTTCAAaacgttcataaagagattgtaaaactaatgaATTGGGTGGTTtattccaaattttctgaagagattcgatcactttatatgatttaatttaggcttttattcacatataaacattcatcagtaAACCAAAAAGGGGCATATTCTTCGTACCTCGCTTAATACATCTTAGATGATTTGACAGCTGCCAGATCTTCTAATCGTGATAACTGAACTCTGCAAATTCGTTTGAAGAACCAAATTAGCCagattggattaaaatatctggATTAAGTTGTCTAAGATCACAGCGTTTTCTCGTGTTTCATGAAAAGGGCAGATGTATCGATACACGAACCACGATCAGCAATGCAGCGATTGGCTGGAGTCAAGACGGCAATGTAATGACATCATAGAATTAGAAAAGACACCTGACGAAAAACTTGGCGAATTTCTAGACATTTATAAGTAAACAGCCAAgcgaataaatgacagaagaacgacataaatgttataatagataaatgaaatgtacactttttttattttacatggaTTACCcaattatttaggctatattcacaatttctagtatttgtacaggcaatttttttatttcaatgttgtaaTTAGCAACTAATTTACCTTTGAAGCATATTTGACAGcattaattaaaatttcttaAGGGTCAAGATCAAGTTATCTGCATCTCCTGCGCTTCATCAAGCCACTCCCATAATATCTGTCGCGGTTCAAATGCACAAATGCATGTATGGCATAGACATCTGTACACCGTGTGTAAGACtccaataaaaaatattttgtaattattccCTCACGAACGAATCTCTCAAAGAGTAAAACTGTCGGTGTCTATATTATGACACTACACGGCATTATAGAattatttgcaaatttatttttaaatcatattatCCCTGGTTTACATTAGGGTACTCTTGTAGGAAAGTAGCAGTGACTGGGACAGACTTTAAGCATCACCTCCGCTTAAAAAGATGCAATCTAATcctgtttacatgaaataagCCTGCTCCCGAGCAGGTTTGAGCTTACGGACCTGTTGCTATGACAGCAAGTCCAGGATGAGCGTCGAAGAACCGAACCGAAGTGAGTTAGCGACGTACGAAGAATATGCcccagaagctcaaccgaacctacttgatgaatgtaaacaaacctcttgctgaagctcaaacgtgctgcataacatgagaatgaacctcattggttctctcaCGCGTCAAGCAaacagaaaatttggactaagctgttaaattcatatggattactttgaactttttgaagcatcaaaatgcTAGTTGTGTagcagaaacctctcagatttcatcagaaaGGTCTTCatatgtgttctgaagatatgGAAAAGACATGAGTGTGAGagttgggtgaactatctctttaagtcACTCTTTCTTGTTGAAAGAGTAGTAATAATTATCGGTTCCGTCCGAGCGTCTCACCTGCTGATGAAGGGGTGCGTCTGCAGGAAGGGTGGAGGCAGGAGGGCAGTGGGGGGTCCAGCGCCGGACAGCGAGGACAGTTGGGCCAGCCGCAGCTCTGCAGGGCCGTGCGGGAGGTTCGGTGCGGGGTGCAGGGCTGTCAGCGGGGTCGCCAGCATGGGGAGAGGTGGCAAGGGGGGTTTGCTGTGAGCCAGGCTGATGACCGGGATGTTGGGAGGGATGGACGTCGAGCAGGATGAGCTGCTGGAGACTGTGGATGCGGCTGGGGGACTTCGCCGGGGAGGTGTCGTCGGATCCGTCTCAGCTCCAGTAGCCTCGGGTTCAGTTGCGGCAGCAATTGTGTCTGCATCACGAGTCACATTAGCTTCAGGAGAGCCTGTGCGAGCAGGACTGACACGCTGGAGGACAGATGGAGATGCTGAGGAGGGCGAGACGGGCGACTCGTTTTTCTCCATCATGACCCGAGACTGTTGAGTTCTCCTGATGATCTCAGATTCTTTTCATTGTAGAGGTCACATCTGTTTGGGTCTGAAACAACAAAACAGGCAGTTTGATTTTACAAAAGGCAAGAGCTTCTGAAGAAATCACATTATGATGTGTTGAAGTTGTGAACAAtatcaggccaaaacaaagtttgcATCCGCCACCAGGAGCAAGATTTTCCGGAAAAGTCCTTGGTGATTAATAAATGGGGCCTTAAGAGTCGCGTTCACACTGTGGGTGAATTCGGTGTCACTCCACTTGTGAGTGTTTCATCCCATTGTGAACAGAACTGAACTCAACTTGTTTATTTGACGCTGAAAGCTCACCTGAGGAGtgagaaataaaaactaaataagggGTACAAGTCCTGAATGACAAACAAACATTGCTCGATTATGAGATCAGGAGTGACAAACATTAAGAGGGATTCACTGTTAAAAATTTAGTCTTTCTGATGATCTCGGCCAAAACGActaatctgtcattaattgccTTTCTGAGATCATCAGGAACAGCTGCTATCCGTGTTGTGTTGTTTCCAAATGCATGCGTAAATCATCTGTGAGTCATCCAGCTGTCCAGAGATCAGTACTAACGTCAGTCACTGATTGATCGATGGGTCGATCGCTATATGACAGACATGGTCAATGAAACGCCTCACAAACACAGAGCGATTCAATACACGGTTCTTCCCTCTTTTAAACATTGACTGCTATTCCTTACATTCGGTTCCTCTTTCTGTCCAGATTAACAAACTATTTCTCATAATGCCTGACGTCTATAAACCGAAGATTTTACTACAAACACTCTCTAAGAAGCTCCATGTGTTTCCAGAAGGTCATTCACATTCACATATTTCACTCTTCACAGGTCACGTTTCTTCCAAGCGTTCTTCCGACATTTCTTCCAAACGTCCGTGTCTGTTGTCGAGCCTTTGATGTCCATGTCAGTTTTCAGGAACTTTCTTATCAAAAAAGTTCCAggacaatcaaaaaaaaaaaaaatccccgtTTCATAGTCAAGATTCTCTATGAAGTTATTCAGACCGTCAGCAGTGCGTTTGAAGAATGACCCATGCATCAAATCGAACAGAAAGCGTGATGAAGAGCTGCACGCGAGATCTCGCTGGTCACTCACCGTGTTTGCGGTCACTTTCTCTGTAGTCAACGTGTCTCGGTGTCCACGCCGTCTGCAAAGCGATCACACACTCGCTCTACTTGCACTTCCTTCCCGTTCCTGAGCGCTGTTCTCCACCAGTTTCTCCAGCATTGAGTGAAGTTTAGAGATGCGGCTGCGACACAGAGCGATGACCTCACTGCAGGAATGACAGACGACTGGAACATGCGCTGATGTAAAAGTGATGCACATGTGCCCATGCGCCCGTACCCCCTCCCATCAGCAACAGACATGGTGCTCTAGTGGGACACCAGTTGAGCTGAACTAGTATTGGACGAGAGagtgtgcgagagagagagagagagagagagagagagagatttcctCTCTCTGCTGGACAGGAGGATGTACTTGTACAATATGGTGATGTTGATAAGAGTAAAAAAAGTGCCTGCAGGCCTGAGATAAGAGCCCCCCCCacccgtctctctctctccgtctctCTCTCGCTGGTCAGCTTCAGACACTGAAGGTTCTTGGATCATGACCAAAAGGAAGCACAACTTACATCACAATTGAATAACATTGTaaaagc
Above is a genomic segment from Chanodichthys erythropterus isolate Z2021 chromosome 21, ASM2448905v1, whole genome shotgun sequence containing:
- the lyl1 gene encoding protein lyl-1, which encodes MMEKNESPVSPSSASPSVLQRVSPARTGSPEANVTRDADTIAAATEPEATGAETDPTTPPRRSPPAASTVSSSSSCSTSIPPNIPVISLAHSKPPLPPLPMLATPLTALHPAPNLPHGPAELRLAQLSSLSGAGPPTALLPPPFLQTHPFISSSFLGPSGSFGIFSNARVKRRPSAHFELDLNDGPPQKLARRVFTNSRERWRQQNVNGAFSELRKLIPTHPPDKKLSKNEILRLAMKYINFLVQLLNDQTSDQACKSTTDGVAEGQDGRKDESEDLGNGSSPSCKNRDSMDSMMASSGSSCYGDTDSEESSGPRTCGIETKHSGITEKVQEQILAVTASSYQR